Proteins from a single region of Pyrus communis chromosome 6, drPyrComm1.1, whole genome shotgun sequence:
- the LOC137737541 gene encoding agamous-like MADS-box protein MADS4 isoform X2: protein MGRGRVELKRIENKINRQVTFAKRRNGLLKKAYELSVLCDAELALIIFSNRGKLYEFCSSSSMLKTLERYQKCNYGAPETNVSTREALELSSQQEYLKLKARFEALQRNQRNLLGEDLGPLSSKDLESLERQLDMSLKQIRSTRTQCMLDQLTDLQRKEHMLNEANKTLKERLFEGYHALQLNANADEYGRQQAQAAQGDVFFHPLDCEPTLQIGYQNDPISVVTAGPSLSNYMGGWLP, encoded by the exons atgggaagAGGGAGGGTGGAATTGAAGAGGATAGAGAACAAGATCAACAGACAGGTGACCTTTGCGAAGAGAAGGAACGGACTATTGAAGAAAGCCTACGAGCTTTCCGTTCTTTGCGATGCCGAGCTTGCTCTCATCATCTTCTCCAATAGAGGAAAGCTGTACGAGTTTTGCAGTAGTTCAAG CATGCTCAAAACTCTTGAGAGGTACCAGAAGTGCAACTATGGAGCACCGGAGACAAATGTATCAACAAGGGAGGCCTTG gaGTTGAGTAGCCAGCAGGAGTATTTGAAGCTCAAGGCACGCTTCGAAGCCCTACAACGAAACCAAAG GAATCTCCTTGGAGAAGATCTTGGCCCTCTAAGCAGCAAAGATCTTGAATCACTTGAAAGGCAGCTGGATATGTCGCTGAAGCAGATCAGATCCACACGG ACCCAATGTATGCTGGATCAGCTCACAGATCTTCAGCGAAAG GAACACATGCTAAACGAAGCAAATAAGACCCTGAAAGAAAGG TTGTTCGAGGGATACCATGCACTCCAACTGAATGCAAATGCCGACGAGTACGGCCGCCAACAAGCTCAGGCGGCCCAGGGTGATGTCTTCTTCCATCCCTTAGACTGCGAGCCCACTTTACAGATTGG ATATCAGAATGATCCAATATCGGTGGTGACAGCAGGTCCAAGCTTGAGTAATTACATGGGAGGATGGTTGCCATGA
- the LOC137737541 gene encoding agamous-like MADS-box protein MADS4 isoform X1, translating into MLKTLERYQKCNYGAPETNVSTREALELSSQQEYLKLKARFEALQRNQRNLLGEDLGPLSSKDLESLERQLDMSLKQIRSTRTQCMLDQLTDLQRKEHMLNEANKTLKERLFEGYHALQLNANADEYGRQQAQAAQGDVFFHPLDCEPTLQIGYQNDPISVVTAGPSLSNYMGGWLP; encoded by the exons ATGCTCAAAACTCTTGAGAGGTACCAGAAGTGCAACTATGGAGCACCGGAGACAAATGTATCAACAAGGGAGGCCTTG gaGTTGAGTAGCCAGCAGGAGTATTTGAAGCTCAAGGCACGCTTCGAAGCCCTACAACGAAACCAAAG GAATCTCCTTGGAGAAGATCTTGGCCCTCTAAGCAGCAAAGATCTTGAATCACTTGAAAGGCAGCTGGATATGTCGCTGAAGCAGATCAGATCCACACGG ACCCAATGTATGCTGGATCAGCTCACAGATCTTCAGCGAAAG GAACACATGCTAAACGAAGCAAATAAGACCCTGAAAGAAAGG TTGTTCGAGGGATACCATGCACTCCAACTGAATGCAAATGCCGACGAGTACGGCCGCCAACAAGCTCAGGCGGCCCAGGGTGATGTCTTCTTCCATCCCTTAGACTGCGAGCCCACTTTACAGATTGG ATATCAGAATGATCCAATATCGGTGGTGACAGCAGGTCCAAGCTTGAGTAATTACATGGGAGGATGGTTGCCATGA
- the LOC137737360 gene encoding uncharacterized protein, whose product MMRRQQEQDQQSRVFYELSALVLNLLRSPSTPIQFSDNSTVMPPSSSSSSLRRPPPASTAQISPAGFASLMLGISMALMLCGSVTFFIGFLLMPWVLGLLMVLYVAGILSSLSFLGKSILCYASAPPTPRKDIPAWKLL is encoded by the exons ATGATGCGGAGGCAGCAGGAACAAGACCAGCAGTCTAGGGTTTTCTACGAGCTATCGGCTCTGGTTCTCAACCTCCTCCGATCTCCTTCCACACCGATTCAATTCTCCGATAACTCCACGGTGATGCCGCCGTCTTCGTCTTCGTCGTCGTTGAGGCGGCCGCCGCCGGCGTCGACGGCGCAGATCTCTCCGGCTGGGTTCGCGTCGTTGATGCTGGGGATTTCGATGGCTCTGATGCTGTGCGGATCGGTGACTTTCTTCATTGGGTTCTTATTGATGCCGTGGGTGCTGGGATTGTTGATGGTGTTGTATGTGGCGGGGATCCTATCGAGCCTCTCCTTCTTGGGGAAGTCGATTCTTTGCTACGCCTCTGCTCCGCCGACGCCGCGGAAGGACATTCCTG CATGGAAGCTATTGTGA
- the LOC137738391 gene encoding uncharacterized protein — protein sequence MADWGPVVIAVVLFVLLSPGLLFQLPGRGKVVEFGNMHTSGISILVHTIIFFGLLTIFLIAVGVHIYTG from the coding sequence ATGGCGGATTGGGGGCCGGTGGTGATAGCTGTGGTGCTGTTTGTGCTTCTGAGTCCGGGGCTGCTGTTCCAACTGCCGGGGAGGGGCAAGGTGGTGGAGTTTGGGAACATGCATACGAGCGGGATATCGATCCTCGTCCACACCATCATCTTCTTCGGCCTCCTCACCATCTTCCTCATCGCTGTTGGCGTTCACATCTACACTGGATGA
- the LOC137736640 gene encoding uncharacterized protein: MLDWGPVFVAVVLFVLLSPGLLFQLPGRHGCVEFGSLHTSGAAIMIHSLLYSGLICVFLLAIKVHFYLG, from the coding sequence ATGTTGGACTGGGGCCCAGTTTTCGTGGCGGTGGTGCTGTTCGTTTTGTTATCTCCGGGCTTGCTGTTCCAGTTGCCCGGCCGCCATGGCTGTGTGGAGTTTGGCAGCTTGCACACAAGCGGTGCAGCCATCATGATTCACTCCCTCCTCTACTCTGGTCTCATTTGTGTCTTTTTGTTGGCCATCAAGGTTCATTTTTACCTTGGTTAA
- the LOC137737646 gene encoding calmodulin-binding transcription activator 4-like, with protein MQSGYNINDLFQEAQARWLKPAEVLFILQNHDKYKFATAPAQQPSSGSLFLFNKRILRFFRRDGHRWRKKKDGRTVGEAHERLKVGNVETLNCYYAHGEDNPSFQRRSYWMLDPAYEHIVLVHYRETNESKPSTGSFLQSPVSSSFSRSPSSNTTHPGSISIVSDLHEPYQNQSSPGSLEVSSDIVIKENGRENPENLYGTGELDSLTKLDVNQALRQLEEQLSLDEDSFKGFVDDNPNALDILDYSDIADQDQFSAFNGPEYVAHDQFYNEPAQMQGNADYSGEHQIDDREIRDGNKESATWKEFLDPHKTSSVLKSEEKSLYTLDRNENPPSSLSGPTEVQEHCQWLNSNGNIVDNYSLPLPQEVDSFKLSPYSSVTGTHSDYYTQLFEQGQIGSLESDISLTVAQNQKFTIQEISPEWGYATEATKVIIIGSFLCDPSESAWTCMFGGVEVPARIIQEGVIRCEAPPHLPGKVTVCITAGNRVSCSEVREFEYRVKSSSYTHNNSPPQEAAKSAEELLLLVRFVQMLTYDSSVQKRDSAGSESLRKLKADDDSWGTIIESLLLGNGSSSTTIYWLLEVLLKDKLQQWLSSRSHEFDQYGCCLSKKEQGIIHMIAGLGFEWALNPILNCGVNINFRDINGWTALHWAARFGREKMVAILVASGASAGAVTDPSSQDPVGRTAASIAAINAHKGLAGYLSELSLTSHLSSLTLEETELSKGSAEVEAEITVNSISNRSLEGSEDQESLKNTLAAVRNAAQAAARIQSAFRAHSFRKRQLKEAGVSIDDYGISSDDISVFSKLSFRNPRDYNSAAVSIQKKYRGYKGRKDFLVLRQKVVKIQAHVRGYQVRKHYKVICWAVGILDKVVLRWRRKGAGLRGFRQETQTDEESEDEDILKVFRKQKVNVAIEEAVSRVLSMVESPKARQQYHRILTRYHQAKAELGGTSGEGFGAEADTPHSGEDDLSVDDIDMYLFP; from the exons ATGCAATCAG GATATAACATCAATGATCTGTTTCAAGAAGCGCAAGCCCGTTGGCTGAAGCCTGCTGAAGTGCTCTTCATATTGCAGAACCATGACAAGTATAAGTTCGCAACGGCGCCCGCGCAACAGCCTAGTA GTggatctttatttctttttaacaaGAGGATCCTTCGGTTCTTTCGTAGAGATGGGCACCGATGGCGCAAAAAGAAGGATGGACGAACCGTAGGTGAAGCACATGAACGGCTTAAG GTTGGAAATGTCGAAACTTTAAACTGTTATTACGCACATGGAGAGGACAACCCAAGTTTTCAGAGACGTAGCTATTGGATGCTAGATCC ggCATATGAGCACATTGTTCTTGTGCATTATAGAGAAACTAATGAG AGCAAGCCGAGTACTGGATCTTTCTTACAATCACCAGTATCTTCTTCCTTTAGCCGCAGTCCGAGCTCTAATACTACTCATCCAGGCTCTATCTCCATTGTTAGTGATTTACATGAACCTTATCAGAATCAATCCAGTCCAGGTTCACTAGAAGTTAGTTCAGATATAGTCATCAAGGAAAATGGAAGGGAGAACCCAGAAAATTTATATGGAACGGGGGAGTTAGATAGTTTGACTAAGTTGGATGTTAATCAAGCTTTGCGGCAGCTTGAAGAGCAATTAAGCTTAGATGAGGACAGCTTCAAAGGATTTGTGGATGATAATCCAAATGCTTTAGATATCCTGGACTATAGTGATATTGCCGATCAGGATCAATTTAGTGCCTTCAATGGACCTGAATATGTTGCACATGATCAGTTCTACAATGAACCTGCTCAGATGCAAGGTAATGCTGACTATAGTGGTGAGCATCAAATCGATGACCGTGAAATCAGAGACGGTAACAAAGAATCTGCTACTTGGAAAGAGTTTCTGGATCCACACAAGACTTCATCGGTCCTAAAGTCCGAGGAGAAATCTTTATATACATTGGACAGAAAT GAAAACCCGCCGTCTTCCTTGAGTGGACCAACTGAAGTGCAGGAGCATTGTCAGTGGCTAAATTCCAATGGAAacattgttgacaatt ATTCCTTGCCACTGCCACAAGAAGTTGACAGCTTCAAGCTTTCTCCGTATTCTTCTGTGACTGGAACACATTCGGATTATTATACACAGTTGTTTGAGCAAGGCCAGATAGGATCTCTTGAATCTGATATTAGTTTGACCGTTGCACAAAATCAAAAGTTTACAATTCAGGAAATATCTCCAGAGTGGGGTTATGCCACTGAAGCGACGAAG GTCATCATTATTGGATCTTTTCTGTGTGATCCATCAGAATCTGCATGGACTTGTATGTTTGGTGGCGTTGAAGTCCCTGCTCGGATCATTCAGGAAGGTGTAATCCGTTGTGAAGCTCCTCCTCACCTTCCAGGAAAGGTTACTGTCTGCATTACTGCTGGAAATCGGGTGTCTTGCAGTGAAGTCAGGGAGTTTGAATATCGAGTGAAGAGCAGTAGCTATACCCACAATAATTCACCTCCACAAGAAGCTGCTAAGAGTGCTGAAGAGCTGTTATTACTAGTTAGATTCGTTCAGATGCTTACGTATGATTCATCAGTGCAGAAAAGGGACAGTGCTGGGTCTGAGTCCTTGAGGAAATTGAAAGCTGATGATGATTCATGGGGTACTATCATTGAATCCCTGTTACTCGGCAATGGAAGTTCATCTACTACCATATATTGGCTTTTGGAAGTGCTACTGAAAGACAAGTTGCAGCAATGGCTTTCTTCCAGATCCCATGAATTTGACCAGTATGGTTGTTGCTTGTCCAAGAAAGAGCAAGGGATAATACACATGATTGCTGGTTTGGGATTTGAGTGGGCCTTAAACCCGATACTAAATTGTGGAGTCAATATAAATTTCCGTGACATAAACGGATGGACTGCTCTACACTGGGCTGCTCGTTTTGGAAG GGAAAAGATGGTTGCCATACTTGTAGCTTCTGGTGCATCAGCTGGAGCGGTGACAGATCCCAGTTCCCAAGATCCAGTTGGAAGAACTGCGGCATCTATTGCAGCCATCAATGCGCATAAGGGACTTGCAGGTTATCTTTCAGAGCTGTCACTGACTAGTCATCTGTCCTCCCTTACACTGGAAGAAACTGAGCTTTCCAAAGGTTCAGCTGAGGTTGAAGCAGAAATAACAGTAAACAGCATCTCAAATAGAAGCCTCGAGGGCAGTGAGGACCAGGAGTCACTTAAAAACACCTTGGCTGCAGTCCGGAATGCAGCCCAGGCTGCAGCACGCATACAGTCTGCTTTCCGGGCGCATTCTTTCAGAAAACGGCAACTGAAAGAAGCTGGTGTTAGTATAGATGACTATGGTATCAGTTCAGATGACATTTCAGTGTTTTCAAAGCTAAGCTTTCGCAATCCGCGTGATTACAATTCAGCTGCAGTATCTATTCAAAAGAAATATCGTGGGTATAAAGGCCGCAAAGATTTCCTCGTTCTCCGCCAGAAAGTTGTGAAGATACAG GCGCATGTGAGAGGTTATCAGGTGAGGAAGCACTACAAGGTAATTTGCTGGGCTGTTGGAATTCTGGACAAGGTTGTACTAAGGTGGCGAAGGAAAGGAGCTGGTTTGCGTGGCTTTCGGCAGGAGACACAGACCGATGAAGAAAGTGAAGATGAAGATATTCTCAAGGTGTTCCGCAAACAAAAAGTCAATGTAGCCATTGAGGAGGCAGTCTCGCGCGTGCTGTCCATGGTCGAGTCTCCTAAGGCACGCCAGCAATATCATCGCATACTGACGAGGTACCATCAAGCTAAG GCTGAACTAGGAGGCACTAGCGGTGAAGGTTTCGGTGCTGAAGCAGACACACCACATTCCGGTGAAGATGACTTAAGTGTAGATGACATTGATATGTACCTATTTCCGTAG
- the LOC137738395 gene encoding uncharacterized protein isoform X1: protein MDSKDENLELINVAIKRLLEESKYSEASSADSVFQGGEDDDKDEDRRLLHRLLSQLESLKANDGIQPPKSSTKPSADGELEPQREGGGRVDGDDGGGAETDTERIVKELNKVQKQNSVIQWLLSVMIVLTVAWQASEMTMIWKLKDGIRNPFRWIGGMLKEKKDSEEHHRSESASLPFTQDESPSPPFPQNT from the exons ATGGATTCGAAGGATGAAAACTTGGAGCTGATCAACGTGGCAATCAAGAGGCTCTTAGAGGAGAGCAAATACAGCGAAGCCTCCTCCGCTGACAGCGTTTTCCAAGGCGGTGAAGATGATGATAAAGATGAGGACCGCCGCCTCCTCCACCGATTGCTCTCTCAG TTGGAGTCATTGAAAGCTAATGACGGGATTCAACCACCCAAATCTTCAACCAAACCCTCCGCAGACGGGGAATTGGAGCCGCAAAGAGAGGGCGGTGGCAGAGTGGATGGGGATGATGGCGGTGGGGCTGAAACTGATACGGAACGAATTGTGAAAGAACTAAACAAGGTGCAGAAACAGAACAGCGTCATTCAGTGGCTGCTTTCGGTCATGATTGTGCTTACTGTCGCCTGGCAAGCCTCTGAGATGACTATGATTTGGAAACTCAAAGACGGAATCAGAAACCCCTTTCGATGGATAGGAGGGATgctgaaggagaagaaggactCGGAAGAACACCACCGGAGTGAGTCTGCTTCTCTTCCTTTCACTCAAGATGAGTCTCCTTCTCCTCCCTTCCCTCAAAATACCTGA
- the LOC137738395 gene encoding uncharacterized protein isoform X2, translating to MDSKDENLELINVAIKRLLEESKYSEASSADSVFQGGEDDDKDEDRRLLHRLLSQLESLKANDGIQPPKSSTKPSADGELEPQREGGGRVDGDDGGGAETDTERIVKELNKVQKQNSVIQWLLSVMIVLTVAWQASEMTMIWKLKDGIRNPFRWIGGMLKEKKDSEEHHRNESPSPPFPQNT from the exons ATGGATTCGAAGGATGAAAACTTGGAGCTGATCAACGTGGCAATCAAGAGGCTCTTAGAGGAGAGCAAATACAGCGAAGCCTCCTCCGCTGACAGCGTTTTCCAAGGCGGTGAAGATGATGATAAAGATGAGGACCGCCGCCTCCTCCACCGATTGCTCTCTCAG TTGGAGTCATTGAAAGCTAATGACGGGATTCAACCACCCAAATCTTCAACCAAACCCTCCGCAGACGGGGAATTGGAGCCGCAAAGAGAGGGCGGTGGCAGAGTGGATGGGGATGATGGCGGTGGGGCTGAAACTGATACGGAACGAATTGTGAAAGAACTAAACAAGGTGCAGAAACAGAACAGCGTCATTCAGTGGCTGCTTTCGGTCATGATTGTGCTTACTGTCGCCTGGCAAGCCTCTGAGATGACTATGATTTGGAAACTCAAAGACGGAATCAGAAACCCCTTTCGATGGATAGGAGGGATgctgaaggagaagaaggactCGGAAGAACACCACCGGA ATGAGTCTCCTTCTCCTCCCTTCCCTCAAAATACCTGA